One Betaproteobacteria bacterium genomic window, CCCCTGCGACTCCACCAGCAGGCCGTTGCCCTGACTGCCGCTGCCCAGATACGCGAAGCGCATCGCCGGCGGCGACCGCTATTTCAACTGTTCGACGAGCAGCGCGAGGATGCGTTTTGCCGTGTCGCTTTCGTCGGCGGCGCCGGCCTGCGTGAGAACCCTCACCTCCGAGCCGCTGCCCCCCTTGGGCGAGGCGACCTGGATCTTGAATTCCTCCGGCCCCTTCTTCTCGTCGCTGCGCCAGAAGGCAAGCTTGGAGGCTCCTTTCCGGCGAGGAGCCTCGGCTTCGGGATCCTGGTAGCGCACGAAGTAGATGCCATCGGCCCGGTTGCGGTCCTCGACCGTGAAACCGCTGCGGTCCAGGGCAAGGCCGACCCTGCGCCAGGCCCGGTCGAAGCCGTCCGTAAGCGATACCGCGCTGCCCACGTCCGATTTCACCAGTGACGCCCGGGGCGCGGCCGTATCGGCCACGGTCGCCAGCGCCTTCACCTGCTGTTCCTGGGTACCGAGACGCACCGCGAGTTTGCCCAGCATCGTCGCTTCCAGTTCCGGATCGGAAGGACGTACCTGCCAGCGGGTGTTGTTGTCGCGTTCGCGGTAGTAGACCTCCGCCATGCCCTTGTGGCTGACGAAGACCTCGGTGGCCGTGCCGTCCGCGCTCCGCTCCAGGCGCGTGCGGAACTTGT contains:
- the bamC gene encoding outer membrane protein assembly factor BamC, translating into MRTVLCSVVAAVLAAGCSGALDGKKIDYKSADKLPPLEVPPDLSSPGANTRYSVPDGPAGDKTTYSEYEKSRAAQGTAVPVQAGVLPPAPDRVQMQRAGIQRWLVVKAPPEQVWLTVKDFWQENGFLIAEEDPKVGYMETDWAELRAKIPVGGLTGLLNKALDSVVSLPERDKFRTRLERSADGTATEVFVSHKGMAEVYYRERDNNTRWQVRPSDPELEATMLGKLAVRLGTQEQQVKALATVADTAAPRASLVKSDVGSAVSLTDGFDRAWRRVGLALDRSGFTVEDRNRADGIYFVRYQDPEAEAPRRKGASKLAFWRSDEKKGPEEFKIQVASPKGGSGSEVRVLTQAGAADESDTAKRILALLVEQLK